The Leifsonia sp. ZF2019 DNA segment ATCGTGGGCCGCAACTTCCGCGACCTGCATCTGCAGCTCGATGAGATCGTCGACGCGGCGCGCGAGTTCAGCGACGACATCGGTGAGCGCCTCCGCGCCCTCCACGCCACGCCGGACGGCCGCTCGCGCACCGTCGCGGAGACGACCTCCCTCGACGAGTTCCCCAACGGCGAGATCGACACCGCGGAGGCCGTGGACCTCATCACCGACCGCCTCGAGTCGGTGGTGCGCACCATGCGCTCGGTGCACGACGATGTCGACGAGGCCGACCCCACGTCCGCCGACATCCTGCACGCGATCATCGAGCGGCTGGAGCAGCTGGCCTGGATGGTCAGCGCGGAGAACCGGACGCCGGCCGGGCGCTGAGCGCTCAGGACGCCATTTCACGCAGATAGGCCGCGTAGCCGTCGGGCGCCCGCCCCTCCAGCCGCGCGGAGGTGACCACCGGGTGCCGCTCGCTCTCCGCGATGCGGTACCCGGCGGCGCGGATCCGCGCCACGAG contains these protein-coding regions:
- a CDS encoding Dps family protein, translated to MATTAKKTSKAGSSTSAASPRTARVRGESAGEHTTRRENAEHGFTASASLAADLQRVHVDLIELHLQGKQAHWNIVGRNFRDLHLQLDEIVDAAREFSDDIGERLRALHATPDGRSRTVAETTSLDEFPNGEIDTAEAVDLITDRLESVVRTMRSVHDDVDEADPTSADILHAIIERLEQLAWMVSAENRTPAGR